The DNA window GTCATGGTTTCGCAATGCTATTGCAGTATACGTTTTAGAGTTTCGTACAGTAATTATTTATGGGATTAATTGCATTTTAGTTAACAGGATATCACTTAAACTAGAAATCTGCAATATTTTTAGAAATAGAATTAAGGTTGAAAAATTGACACGAAACTAATCTGTTGGTTTGAAATGAGATTAACtcacattatttttttaaaacgtttaaaaattagttaaacatttttttcaaaagtatATGAACATACATTTTGATTCATCATTTGAAGTTGCtccttattttatttctttatttcacttttacattTAGCATAAacagtaatgtactttttttttgttctaaaGTAGACAtagcactttctaattttagtgggtttcataaaaaatgtcatattttatttttgaaaaatattttctttcaaatcaatatataaaaatatattttctttcttaacTTAACGCACAtaataacattttctaaaacattGTGTGATCactcaagtgtgacatctactttAAGACGGAgaaagtatatatttaaattaaaaatagtaataatttaggaaaaaagaataattttGTATCTCGGTAAGTCACATATTAGTTTTGAGTTGAAATAACATATATTTGTGTATGTATTCATTTATTAAAGATATAAAATTATTAGTAGAAATACAATAATATGAAAAAATTACACTCCCTTTGTCCTCCATTATATATTtcagtttttcattttggtttgttcctTATTAATTATCCCATTTATTTTTTGTAGTGATCCtcgtattccactaactcattttactcataatttataatattaatatataaaagtaggacatcatgtaccactaattttttcaatccagttttctttacatttcttaaaacctgtgtcgaATCAAAATGCGACCCAAATcggaggacggagggagtaaaatttaTTCATTCCTATTGACTTAATAGGTTGGTCCAAAACTCGGAAGTTTAGGTTTAGAGTTCaaaatttataaactaaaaaaattataactcaAATAACTCGTACTCGAATAGCCTAACAATCCAAGTTGGTTAACATGATCGATATTCCATTATAGCAGCGTCAGTCTTTGAGGCACAACGGTCTGATGGTGGATATGGAGTTTACTACACAATTTGGGTTGAGTTGGACGCAACAACGATGGTTGTAGTGTTCACTTCGAGGCGGAGAGGAGCGACGAAGGTGAGACAACATATGGCTCGCATCCGTCTTTGATTTAAATATCAAGAGGGACGAGTCGCATTGGTTACttgatttaaatataaaaagggaCGAGTCGCATTGATTGGTTACTTGATTTACTTATTGGTTtatatgtttttctttttgtgggTTAGGTTACTTTTTGGCCACTCACATGTATGTTAGACCACCCCCATCGTGACTTGGAGATGGGGGCAAACACAAAAGAcaaaatagaaagaaataaaaataaaacaaaaattaaataactcaACCCAACCTCCAATTTGGGGGCTTGTCAGCCAACCCAACATAAAGTGGAGGGCAAAGGACACATGTCCATTTTCTATTGGCTcaatgtattattaattttattttttttatttactactaATTATTGATTAATCACTACTTTATTTATGTACATGTTTTAGAATTGTATACTATAAAtatgaaatgtaaatattttagataatcacattttgaatattttgaacattgtgaatttatgatatttttattattggaAGGGCCTCGAGAGGGGGCGCGAATTGAgtgtggatcaagttatatggaagataaccgaaccggttggatcagttagcaaatgtcgttaccacttgatcaatgcaatcttactctcactcgtttcctaccaaagtaatttataaactcccaattttgcactactttaacagtaaagcggcaagttcggggtcgatcccataaagaagctagtgtatcaagtgtgtgagtattgaacagggggttggctgctgccacgctttaactttgggagtttttacctactgattttactctagacagaatctaacttactaacttgatcaagaaaattttaactactgggtcaagtgaatttcagattggaatgaaaattaactacgtgaaacagtaaacaccacgatgaaaacgaaagcaactttgattaaaactaaactcagaacagtacaacgtgaaatttaaactaagataacacttcggaaaatactaaagcaagtaaaaccgaggagatcctcggcgggaagCTTAataatacgccgacagatatcaagtattctgcagcgctccttcaatcaccctttctaactaagcattactttatctaagctatctagagaactgaactaaacttgagagctaaactaaactaaactaaagacggaaagtaaatgATCGGATTCTCtttcatgtggtggcacatcctctatttataggctcgcactacttccagctggataacgatcttggcagggaatattcgcgcATGCTGAGAGtaagcgactcattgattgctacgtgctttccttctagaatgacgatgcttttcagtaacagattcgtgactcagcttcgtccttacgtctcatatatcagcacgtgtccccttctagaacgttgtccttgataacagaatgttgcGCACCATCCAACACATAGCCGcatgtgtccttcttctggaagccagtggtcccctccttgactgcttgattactccccttgatcaacttcccccgaTATCTGGCCTTTTTTCACCTATTGTACTTACTTGATCAGTCTGgtcttgttgccttggtcaagcggcatttctgcatatttaacacttattttgcacgataaaaccgatcaagtagtgtacattttacccctaaactgGTGCAtaaaatgagccttatcaattacttttagttattaatttaatttatttaattattattatatttatctttatatatcatttcaaaactcatgtgaattattcttccaaacattcatGTGAGCCCTTCTTGTGAAAAATTCACGTGAACtagttcattttattttttaattaattattattttattatttctttattatttgcTACTTTTTAATTGTGcttcattttttctatatatatcccaCTAAGCATGCAAAACTCTTCACAAACAAACTAACTTTCTTTTCGTTCTTGTTTTGATAAATTTGGTTTCATGGATCCAAATTATCCAGACTATCGTCCTTATTTCCCAAACCatcaaaattcccaaaattatcaACAATTATCAGAATATCCAAACTcccattttttttcaaatccgGAGTATTCACAAAACCTTGAATTTTCTCCAAATCTAAGTCAAATTCCTACATCTACTAAAATTCCCACGTCTGAAAATATCACCCGGAATTTGTTCGGAAATGTCCAACAAGCGAACAAAAATCAGAGGAGCTCAAACAATGTAAGTTGGGGTGTGAAAGAAGATATAGCACTTATGTCTTCTTGGATCTACGCAAGCGAAGATAGTGTGCATGGTAAAAATCAAAAGGGAGATACATTATGGCTACATGTCCATAAATTGTATCATGGATGCCAAACAGAAAATTAAGGTGAAATTAACAACTAAATTAACAAAAGAAATATGGAATCTTTGAAGGGTCGATGGAAACGACTTAACGAAAACGACAACAAATGGGTGGCTACACTCAGAGAAGCCAACGCCCAAAGGAGGAGTGGCATGAGCGACCAGGATGTTGAGAATGAAGCTCATCGCATCTACAAAGGAGACGGAGGCAACGACTTTCAAGATTTGATAGTGTTTAATGAAGTTATGAGTAAACATGAGAAGTGGAGTGTTCATGATGCATCACAGGTATTTCCTGACAATGAAAATTTTGCTAATGAATAGGATGGTAGCAACTCAAAAAGGATAAAGACTTCTGAATCCGGCGAGTATACTATCTCTTCAAATCTGGAAACTCCCACATCTAGACATTCAACTAGTTTCCGACTTATAGGCAGAGacaaggaaaaaagaaaagtaaaaggCAAGGTAACACAATCTGATTCTATTAATGCACAATGTGCTGCAGATCTTCATGCACTTAGGCTAGTTAAAGATAATGAGAACGAAATAGCAAAGGTTCGACTGCAGATAGAACGTGAAAAGCTGGATAAGCCCTCTATGAAGATGTACCAAAAAATAT is part of the Salvia splendens isolate huo1 chromosome 6, SspV2, whole genome shotgun sequence genome and encodes:
- the LOC121809026 gene encoding uncharacterized protein LOC121809026 translates to MESLKGRWKRLNENDNKWVATLREANAQRRSGMSDQDVENEAHRIYKGDGGNDFQDLIVFNEDGSNSKRIKTSESGEYTISSNLETPTSRHSTSFRLIGRDKEKRKVKGKVTQSDSINAQCAADLHALRLVKDNENEIAKVRLQIEREKLDKPSMKMYQKILIKLLEKEHLSPEDQDMKRKLTEILFGK